From Coffea arabica cultivar ET-39 chromosome 9c, Coffea Arabica ET-39 HiFi, whole genome shotgun sequence, one genomic window encodes:
- the LOC113708204 gene encoding uncharacterized protein, whose amino-acid sequence MATSYGSLLSLSSFLICPLIIRLANIVGRYLKRQGKQKAESSKRKSDGSPEDSSEEESDGRRLSRSASKRAFSKATSKVASLTKAFSRGLLGRRLEEEPRPLGIPGVDCMRAPPFTDDINEERLPPNFKLPAVQSYDGGGDPENHIHAFISAFRLYCIPDPVICRVFPVFLRGTARKWFWALEPKSISTLGELVEKFLHRFVSSRPTTKTSAYLLTVQQNPGESLRSYVRRFHEESVQIPDPNEQVTLAAFTHGLVAGEFNTGIHKKYSRTLHELWLKVEKGIQAENLHRMKKEVQATRPRADPRKGKDASRTEVGTGSGFRSPGRDRRSVFDRISKGRSPIPDSELTPLNTSRSQVLSVMEQNNLEKAPPRISSAELEATNEMKTGETNEVIDAEMSGRPPEAAADLLRIPGRRKGPPDGYSGHELGYGPNIAGVINTIAGGPTGGDSQNSRKRTYRQANPDQAESSSRLSEVITYGPSDPVPTASSSHEGLVIEVLTNNYIVKKVYIDPGSSVDIMYLRIFESFQLARECMTPVRTPLVGFGGHVVHPEGMVALTVTVGRHPRCRTIPVNFVVVKADSPYNLLLGRPTLNALRVVYSTYHLNFNFPTPAGVAERAEKVSRLETGDEVEELPLDPTKPDQTVRVGTRLPGPVRRGMVDLLRDYRDVFAWAAEEVQGVPHHLMMHELNVDPQVRPVKQKRKHLGPERSRAVGEEVDKLLPAKIIREVQYPTWVSNPVMVKKDTGTWRMCVDFTELNKACPKDCYPLPKVDTLVDSAMGYEILCFLDAFKRYHQIGMSQEDQEKTAFYTDRGTYCYSTMPFGLKNAGATYQRLVNQAFKSQIGRNVEAYVDDILLKSQTISAFLADLKEVLDILRKTRMMLNPKKCVFGVTSGKFLGYLVSRRGIEANPDKVRAIQEMSPPRCVRDVQRLTGRLAALNRFLSQSASKALPFFKVLKKADHFSWTEECQQAFEQLKDYLHYLPTLTSPRPGDKMILYLSAAVEAVSAVLIRVEGVQMPVYYRTDQPLRQILTRPEASGRLTKWAIELGEYDLSYESRTAIKAQALADFLAKLTFDEVKEPIPVTTPVTAEVAIAGLQRWILHVNGSSNSEGSGTGLLLEDPQGDVCSYALRFDFAASNNEAEYEAVIAGLQLARKLGAAHILVYSDSQLVVCQILGEYETREEVMHRYLSKVLQLVAHFESFEIQRIPRSQNRRADALSRLAFISFADLNKTVLVEVLAEPGYEGDVVYPIYPGDTWMGPLTRFLSQGELPEDRAEARKLQRKAARYTLRQGLLYKRSYLDPWLRCITPEEGKGVLQDIHEGFCGAHVGFRMLVKKALLLGYFWPTMRVDAQVMVLCCPSCQHHAPEHHQPTNLMIPITSPWPFDQLETDIIGPFPRAPGNYAYVVVAVDYFTKWVEAEPLRSITGAAVQKFFWKNVVCRFGLPRVVISDNGKQFADNPFKAWCENLGIKQHFTSDGHPQANRQAENFNRTLLHGLKTRLHRAGSSWIEELPSVLWSRGQQPKRPRFP is encoded by the exons ATGGCGACTTCATATGGTTCATTGCTTTCTCTTTCCTCATTTCTCATATGCCCACTTATCATTAGGCTGGCTAATAT AGTTGGGAGATACCTTAAGAGGCAAGGCAAACAAAAGGCCGAGTCCTCTAAAAGGAAGTCAGATGGGTCTCCTGAGGATTCATCTGAAGAAGAGTCAGATGGGAGGCGCTTAAGCCGAAGTGCCTCAAAGCGAGCATTTTCTAAGGCCACCTCTAAGGTAGCCTCCCTGACCAAGGCGTTTTCTCGAGGGCTCTTGGGGCGACGACTCGAGGAAGAACCTCGACCCTTGGGAATACCCGGGGTGGACTGCATGAGGGCTCCACCGTTTACAGATGATATAAACGAGGAAAGGCTTCCTCCCAATTTTAAGCTCCCCGCAGTACAATCTTATGATGGCGGAGGTGATCCCGAAAACCACATCCATGCCTTCATCTCGGCCTTCCGCCTATACTGCATCCCAGACCCTGTCATATGCCGAGTCTTTCCAGTATTCCTCCGAGGAACTGCTCGAAAATGGTTCTGGGCTCTAGAACCTAAGAGCATCTCGACCCTGGGTGAATTAGTGGAGAAGTTTCTCCACCGGTTTGTCTCCTCCCGACCTACGACCAAGACCTCGGCTTACCTGCTCACTGTGCAGCAGAATCCGGGAGAGTCACTTCGATCGTACGTCCGGAGGTTCCATGAGGAAAGCGTTCAGATACCTGACCCCAATGAGCAGGTAACTCTCGCTGCCTTTACCCATGGACTCGTTGCCGGGGAGTTCAATACGGGGATCCATAAGAAATACTCCCGCACACTGCATGAATTGTGGTTGAAGGTCGAAAAGGGCATACAGGCCGAAAACCTCCACCGCATGAAGAAAGAGGTCCAAGCCACCCGTCCAAGGGCTGATCCCCGAAAGGGAAAAGACGCCAGCCGAACTGAAGTGGGAACAGGAAGTGGCTTCCGAAGTCCTGGCCGGGACCGCCGAAGCGTGTTCGACAGGATATCCAAGGGGAGGTCACCCATTCCCGACTCCGAGTTGACTCCTTTGAACACTTCCCGGTCTCAGGTGTTGTCCGTGATGGAACAAAACAACCTCGAAAAAGCCCCACCGAGGAT TTCATCCGCCGAGCTGGAGGCCACCAACGAGATGAAAACCGGCGAGACAAACGAGGTGATCGATGCCGAGATGAGCGGCAGACCTCCAGAAGCAGCTGCCGACCTCCTGAGGATCCCAGGGAGACGAAAAGGCCCCCCAGACGGATATTCAGGACATGAGTTGGGATATGGGCCAAATATTGCCGGAGTCATTAACACCATTGCCGGAGGTCCGACGGGAGGGGATAGTCAGAACTCCCGGAAGAGAACCTATAGACAAGCCAATCCGGATCAGGCCGAGTCGAGTTCTCGCCTATCCGAGGTGATCACCTACGGGCCCAGTGATCCTGTCCCAACTGCCTCCAGCAGTCATGAAGGTTTGGTGATTGAGGTCCTCACCAATAACTACATTGTGAAAAAGGTCTACATAGACCCGGGAAGTTCAGTTGACATCATGTACCTCCGCATCTTTGAGAGCTTTCAACTGGCCAGGGAGTGCATGACCCCGGTGAGAACCCCTCTTGTAGGGTTCGGGGGACATGTCGTGCATCCCGAAGGGATGGTGGCTTTGACAGTGACCGTAGGGCGTCACCCCCGCTGCAGAACCATTCCCGTCAACTTCGTGGTAGTTAAGGCTGACTCACCATACAACCTACTTCTGGGACGGCCTACACTCAATGCTCTGCGGGTGGTGTACTCCACCTACCACTTAAACTTTAATTTTCCTACCCCCGCAGGAGTGGCCGAG CGAGCTGAGAAGGTCTCGAGGTTGGAGACTGGGGATGAGGTGGAAGAGCTTCCCCTGGACCCCACGAAACCTGATCAGACAGTTCGCGTTGGTACCCGATTGCCCGGTCCTGTCCGAAGAGGTATGGTGGACCTCCTCAGAGATTACCGGGACGTCTTTGCTTGGGCCGCCGAAGAGGTCCAAGGAGTCCCGCACCACCTCATGATGCATGAGCTGAACGTCGACCCCCAAGTCCGTCCGGTCAAACAGAAGAGAAAGCACCTCGGCCCTGAGCGCAGCCGAGCTGTCGGTGAGGAAGTGGACAAGCTCTTACCCGCTAAAATAATCCGGGAAGTTCAATACCCAACTTGGGTGTCCAACCCGGTCATGGTCAAGAAGGATACGGGGACTTGGAGAATGTGCGTCGACTTCACCGAACTCAACAAAGCCTGCCCCAAGGACTGTTACCCATTGCCCAAAGTTGATACCTTGGTAGACTCGGCAATGGGATACGAGATCCTCTGTTTCCTGGATGCATTCAAACGTTATCACCAAATTGGTATGAGTCAGGAAGACCAGGAGAAGACGGCCTTCTACACTGACCGCGGCACGTACTGTTACTCTACCATGCCATTCGGGCTGAAGAATGCCGGAGCCACTTACCAACGCTTGGTCAACCAAGCATTCAAGTCTCAGATCGGCCGGAATGTTGAGGCCTATGTAGATGACATCCTCCTCAAAAGCCAGACGATCTCCGCTTTTCTGGCCGACCTGAAAGAGGTCCTTGATATTCTCCGGAAGACGCGAATGATGCTGAACCCCAAGAAATGCGTCTTTGGGGTCACCTCGGGAAAATTTTTAGGCTACCTCGTCTCAAGGCGAGGTATAGAAGCGAATCCGGATAAGGTGCGAGCCATCCAGGAGATGTCTCCACCTCGGTGCGTCCGCGATGTCCAGAGGTTGACGGGGCGGTTGGCCGCTCTGAACCGGTTCCTATCGCAGTCAGCCTCCAAAGCCCTGCCATTTTTCAAAGTATTGAAGAAAGCTGACCACTTCTCCTGGACTGaagagtgtcaacaggcgtttgagcagctgaAGGATTACCTTCACTACCTTCCCACGCTCACCTCACCTCGTCCAGGGGACAAGATGATCTTATACCTTTCTGCTGCGGTCGAAGCCGTGAGTGCCGTGCTGATAAGGGTGGAAGGAGTCCAAATGCCCGTCTACTAC AGGACTGATCAACCACTCCGGCAGATCTTGACACGACCTGAGGCTTCGGGACGTCTTACCAAATGGGCCATTGAGCTGGGGGAGTATGACCTCTCTTATGAATCTCGCACAGCAATCAAGGCCCAAGCTCTCGCGGACTTTTTAGCCAAACTCACCTTTGACGAGGTGAAAGAACCCATCCCAGTTACCACCCCGGTCACAGCTGAAGTGGCCATCGCTGGGCTCCAGCGATGGATTCTACACGTGAATGGATCGTCCAACAGTGAGGGTAGTGGAACAGGCTTGCTCCTCGAAGACCCCCAAGGAGATGTGTGCTCGTACGCCCTGAGGTTTGACTTCGCTGCCTCCAACAACGAAGCCGAATACGAGGCTGTCATTGCCGGCTTACAACTAGCTCGAAAGCTCGGGGCCGCACACATCTTGGTCTATAGTGACTCTCAACTCGTCGTGTGCCAAATACTAGGTGAATACGAGACCAGGGAAGAGGTGATGCATCGCTACCTCTCTAAGGTCCTCCAGCTGGTGGCACACTTTGAGTCTTTCGAAATCCAAAGGATACCACGGTCACAGAATCGGAGGGCTGATGCCCTCTCCCGGCtcgcttttatttcttttgccGACCTGAACAAGACGGTTCTCGTGGAAGTTCTAGCCGAGCCGGGGTACGAAGGAGATGTTGTATACCCTATTTACCCCGGGGACACTTGGATGGGACCTTTGACTCGATTTCTCAGTCAGGGTGAGCTTCCAGAAGACCGAGCTGAAGCACGGAAGCTTCAACGAAAAGCAGCTCGGTACACCCTCCGACAAGGCCTTCTATACAAGAGGTCTTACCTCGACCCCTGGCTGCGGTGTATCACCCCGGAAGAAGGCAAGGGAGTCCTTCAAGACATTCATGAGGGATTTTGTGGTGCCCACGTCGGCTTCAGGATGCTCGTGAAGAAAGCCTTGCTGCTCGGATACTTCTGGCCCACCATGAGGGTAGATGCCCAGGTCATGGTACTCTGTTGCCCTTCTTGTCAGCACCATGCTCCTGAGCACCACCAACCGACTAATCTTATGATCCCCATCACTTCGCCATGGCCATTCGACCAGTTGGAAACTGACATAATCGGCCCATTTCCAAGAGCTCCAGGAAATTATGCCTATGTGGTGGTAGCAGTAGACTACTTCACCAAATGGGTTGAGGCCGAGCCTCTGAGAAGCATCACTGGGGCCGCTGttcaaaaattcttttggaaGAACGTGGTTTGTCGCTTCGGTCTGCCCCGGGTGGTCATCTCGGATAATGGCAAGCAGTTCGCGGATAATCCTTTCAAGGCATGGTGCGAAAACCTGGGGATCAAGCAGCACTTCACCTCGGATGGACACCCTCAAGCCAACAGGCAGGCCGAAAATTTCAACCGTACTCTCCTCCATGGTCTCAAAACCAGACTCCACCGGGCTGGATCGTCATGGATAGAAGAACTTCCCAGTGTGTTGTGGTCCCGAGGTCAGCAACCCAAGAGACCCCGTTTTCCTTAA
- the LOC113707695 gene encoding patellin-4-like, with translation MTVEEKSEATQVVVEVAVTKQEVLNEEKEMEKVQQVKDVIDGEECKEGKMVEKSSSYREESNFPSDLKEFEKKALNDLKSKLEEAILGNKLFKKEVAKEAPKVSPKKEGEVKKEETEEAAKEGEEKVEEKKDGKEEKEGDEEKKTEENTEEKSDDKNVEEGEKADVDVEVDKDVSIWGVPLLASIGHEGTDVVLLKFLRARDFKVNEAFEMLKKTLQWRKELNIDLVLDEDLGADLASVAYMNGVDREGRPICYNIFGVLDDAELYKRTFGTEEKRTQFLRWRVQLMEKGIQKLDFKPGGVNSLLQINDLKNSPGPSRKEVRVATKQAVALLQDNYPEFAAKNIFINVPFWYYAFHALLSPFLTQRTKSKFIIARPAKVTETLLKYIPIQEIPIQYGGLKRDVDFEFSITDGEASEIVIKGGSTEIVEIPAPEIGTTFVWDLTVVGWEVNYKEEFVPTDENSYTIIVQKEKKLASNEEPIRKTFKNHEPGKILLNIQNSSSKKKKAFYRCKIKKSSF, from the exons ATGACTGTTGAGGAGAAATCAGAGGCAACACAGGTGGTGGTTGAAGTGGCGGTTACAAAGCAAGAGGTTTTGAATGAAGAAAAGGAGATGGAGAAAGTGCAGCAAGTGAAGGATGTGATTGATGGTGAAGAATGCAAAGAAGGGAAGATGGTTGAGAAGAGTTCTTCTTATAGGGAAGAAAGTAACTTTCCTTCTGATCTCAAAGAGTTTGAGAAGAAGGCTTTGAATGATTTGAAGTCGAAGCTGGAAGAAGCCATTCTGGGGAACAAGCTCTTTAAGAAAGAAGTGGCTAAAGAGGCTCCAAAGGTGTCACCGAAAAAGGAAGGTGAagtgaagaaagaagaaacagaGGAGGCTGCAAAAGAAGGTGAAGAAAAAGTTGAAGAGAAGAAAGATGGAAAGGAGGAAAAGGAAGGTGATGAAGAGAAGAAAACTGAGGAAAATACCGAAGAAAAGAGTGATGACAAGAATGTTGAGGAGGGTGAGAAGGCTGATGTAGATGTTGAGGTTGACAAGGATGTCTCCATTTGGGGAGTGCCCCTTTTGGCTAGTATAGGGCATGAGGGAACGGATGTGGTTCTCTTGAAATTTTTAAGGGCTAGGGACTTCAAAGTCAATGAGGCATTTGAGATGctgaagaaaactcttcaatggAGAAAAGAGTTGAACATTGATTTGGTTTTGGATGAAGATTTAGGGGCTGATCTTGCATCTGTTGCATACATGAATGGGGTTGATCGTGAAGGCCGCCCCATCTGCTACAACATTTTTGGAGTTTTGGATGATGCGGAGCTCTACAAGAGGACTTTTGGGACTGAGGAGAAGCGGACTCAGTTCTTGAGATGGAGAGTCCAGCTCATGGAGAAGGGAATTCAAAAGCTTGATTTCAAGCCTGGCGGTGTCAATTCCTTGCTTCAGATCAATGATCTCAAGAACTCACCCGGGCCATCCAGGAAGGAAGTTCGTGTTGCTACAAAACAAGCTGTTGCTCTTCTCCAAGACAACTATCCTGAATTTGCAGCCAAAAAT ATATTTATCAATGTTCCCTTTTGGTACTATGCCTTCCATGCACTGCTATCACCATTTTTAACTCAAAGAACTAAGAGCAAGTTCATTATCGCTCGCCCGGCTAAGGTCACTGAGACCTTACTGAA GTATATTCCAATTCAGGAAATTCCTATTCAGTATGGTGGCCTGAAGAGGGATGTTGATTTTGAGTTCTCAATTACTGATGGTGAAGCATCAGAAATTGTCATCAAGGGTGGATCAACTGAAATTGTTGAAATTCCAGCACCAGAG ATTGGAACCACATTCGTCTGGGATCTGACAGTTGTAGGATGGGAGGTGAACTACAAAGAAGAATTTGTGCCAACTGATGAGAACTCGTATACCATTATCGTACAGAAGGAGAAGAAACTGGCCTCAAATGAAGAACCAATTCGCAAGACTTTCAAGAACCATGAACCAGGGAAAATCCTCTTAAATATCCAGAATTCttcaagcaagaaaaagaaGGCATTCTATCGATGCAAGATCAAGAAATCCAGCTTCTAA